In the bacterium HR17 genome, GTGCAAGTGCCCTGTGTCCAAGACGAAGCCCAAATTGGCGTGCCCCACATGGTCAAACAGGCGCAACGCTGCGTCGGTGTTGCTGATCATCTCGCCGACGCGCGGCTCCAAACAAAACTTCAGCCCGGCATCGGCAGCCTTTTGCGCCAAAAGGCGGAAACTATCCACCAGCACTTGCCATTGCCGCTCCCACGAAAACTGCGGGTCCACTTTGACCCGGAACTGGATGCCAAAGTCCACCGTTTGCTTGTAAGGCGCAGTCCCTTCAAACTCCAGCGGCGGTGTGAAGGAGTCCGTTTGGATGGTCGTGCAGCCGAAAAAGTTTGCCAGTTCACACGCCAAGTCAAAGAGCGCCAAAGCGTGCTGCCGTCGGCGTTCGTCCAAACTGACGACATCGGGCAAGACGGGGCAAAAGTTGTCCACGGTGAGCCCCAAATCGTCGCAAAGCGCCTTCAAGTCGTGGCGGTGGGCGTAAACTTCCCGTAGGTTCTCTTCCCGCACACCTTCCAGTTCCA is a window encoding:
- a CDS encoding D-tagatose 3-epimerase, with product MVKVGCCWLYAISKYGYPPSIADTLQALRDMKALGFKYVELEGVREENLREVYAHRHDLKALCDDLGLTVDNFCPVLPDVVSLDERRRQHALALFDLACELANFFGCTTIQTDSFTPPLEFEGTAPYKQTVDFGIQFRVKVDPQFSWERQWQVLVDSFRLLAQKAADAGLKFCLEPRVGEMISNTDAALRLFDHVGHANLGFVLDTGHLHAQKEILPLSVEKLGKRIFYVHLSDNDGKTNEHRGLGHGTVDFEGVFAALKKHGFNGMVGLDIGRIPDLDDAVRRSRDYLLTLLERMGIPYDA